A window of Phycobacter azelaicus contains these coding sequences:
- a CDS encoding DNA-binding protein, translating to MKASYEDLRTVKQLVNETPFLTEQKLRWYIFNAETNGLLFAIVKISNRVYIDRVAFADWVESHRMAPANN from the coding sequence ATGAAAGCTAGCTATGAGGACCTGCGGACTGTCAAACAGCTTGTGAACGAAACCCCCTTCCTGACTGAGCAAAAGCTCCGTTGGTATATCTTCAATGCGGAGACGAACGGGCTTCTCTTCGCGATCGTGAAAATCTCTAACCGGGTTTATATCGACCGCGTTGCATTTGCAGATTGGGTGGAAAGCCATCGAATGGCCCCAGCCAACAATTGA
- a CDS encoding Hpt domain-containing protein yields MRADLSTAPELTAALRQEAHRLAGSAAVLGLTRFREFMLQIEMAEENEVRDMELLAEIWSEAEGFLSLHMCA; encoded by the coding sequence TTGCGCGCAGACCTGTCGACAGCCCCGGAATTGACAGCCGCCCTTCGGCAGGAAGCGCATCGCCTTGCAGGATCTGCGGCCGTTTTGGGGCTGACCAGATTCCGTGAGTTCATGCTGCAGATCGAAATGGCGGAAGAAAACGAAGTTCGCGATATGGAGTTGCTGGCAGAGATTTGGAGCGAAGCTGAGGGCTTTCTCTCGCTGCATATGTGTGCCTGA